In Plasmodium falciparum 3D7 genome assembly, chromosome: 1, the genomic stretch CTAATGGATCGTTGGAACAACAATTTCCTATATCGGATGtatggaatatataaaaaaaaaaaatatattattttacttgtttattttatttttttttttttttgttatattttatttgtatattcatttgtataatataaatatatatattcatagtatatatatatttttattttgatatatttgtataataatatttgtatatatatatatataatttgtttttttggcttttatataatatttgtaaatatatatatatatatatatatatatataatttgtttttttgtttttgtataatatttctaaatatattcgattcataattttttgagtaatatttttatttttttttcattttatttttgattttttttttaaatgtcattgttcataattttaatatataatttttattttgtttgtataatatatataaatttgttttattttgtttctaTTTGACACATgtgattatttgtatatataaatttgttttatttgtataatatatatatatgttttattttgtgtttATTTGACACATttgattatttgtatatatattttgttcgaatttattttaattatttgtttttggatatttgtatatataaatttgtttcatttgtattatatatatatgattaaaaaaaaaaaataaaataaaaacatagaAACATATACCAtaccatataaattatattcatagtagtatattatatggttccatattaaaataaactaatataatacactaaaatatttcttattatatatatatatatatttaatatagtaACAACAAAAATGTTTTCAACACCATATACGGATATATCAacacattataatataataataatgaattaatCTAATCTTACaataagtattattataaaatagtaacaatataatatatcatatataataattgtattggaataacaatatttatatgatatccttttttttttttttttttttttttgtattcatacgtactatcatcatcaatataggaaataaattctttttaagaaatatgaagaatttttttttaacgcTTCTAATTacgtataaaataaaaataaatgattccTTGTTTTTccatagtatatataatgtcgcgttatttgtttattgtataataatatatttattaaaatatgtagtaattaattattttgttacaacatgtaataataaaattaatgtatCATAAGTTGTAAAATACCATAACTtctattttaagaaatatatatataataatacacgttatgattataatatatttgaataacaTAAAACAATAGAATGTATTATGTAATAGTATGtataatttcttattttgttatttgttttttttttaataataataaatatttatattttttgcgataattatataatttactactttaatgataaattaacgttttaatttatttgtaatatttttataaaaaaaaaaaaataatattaatcttaGTAACAACATAGATAAATTAGAGGGaattttataacatacaataaattttagaacaaaacaaataacataatatatgaaaatttatttattaatatatatgtatatattattatttgaagaagattttatatcatttattatgttatacaATATTTGTTGttaaattgtttttataacaaCAATGTTAcgaaattatatgttttaataactATTTCATaagtatttcatatatatgttctaaaatagtattatatatataattcatagaGAATTCCCAAAACTATAGTTTTACAcatttgtaaataatttataacacAAGAATACgttgtattattactatatcaTAAAGTGTTATGAAAattatgagaaaaaaaaaaaattaccattataatttattgtgtaatataaaataaaattttattaaaaattaaaaaaaattataaaaaatgcagaatgttttgataaattattttaatattaatttttttacgtttttgtttttttttttttagtgttttaaataaaatggcAAATGTGGTTCcactatataaaaaaaatatatattggtataatggaaaaataattgttaattatattaaataaattataatcatattttatgttaaacatttttatttaatttatttataatataaaataaagtatTTTGTGTGATTTGTttagttataatttttatcattaaataatatacgtatcacaattaaaaaaaatgaaagtccattatattaatatattattgtttgctcttccattaaatatattggtaaTTCCatgtcacatatatattaaagaggattaatataatcatattgtaatataatatatatatttatatataaatatattacgatatcgtatatataatttttatatatatatagtccaaatatacatatatatataaacataaaaacatacatatttataacatatatatataaaataaaaaagaactaattataatatacatatatatgtgaccattttgtatagatatataatcaAAGGAACCATAAAAGCACCACACATCATACATTAAAAATACCAATCACTAGATTATTATGCGAGTGCGACATATATACATCCATTTATGATAATGACCCACAAATGAAAGAAGTTATGGATAATTTCAATCGTCAAACACAACAGAGATTTCATGAATATGACGAAAGGATGCAAGGTAAGCGCCAAAAATGTAAAGATAAATGCGATAAAGAAatccaaaaaattattttaaaagataaattagaaaaagaattaatggACAAATTTGCCACACTACACACAGATATGCAAAGTGACTCTATTCCAACATGTGTTTGCGAAAAATCAGTCGCAGATAAAgtggaaaaaaattatatgaaatgtACACAAAATTTGGGAGGGATTGTTGCACCCTCTTCAGGAGTATTAGCAGGAATTGCTGAACTTGGACTAAGTGCGTGGAAAACTACGGCACTTAAGACTGCTATTGCAGCTGCCGAACAAGCAGGTGCTGCTAAGGGTTTGGCTGCAGGTGCTGCTAAGGGTGCGACTAGACTTATTGAATTAATACAATCAACATTTAAGATACAAAATATAGCTGGTAAGTCATTGGGGACATTTATTGATGcaacaaattataataatggcCCATTCATTTATCAAGCTATTTATACAAAATTTGAAATGTCGTTGTGTCTACCTGTTTTTCCTGGGGTTGATCCTGTCCCTGGCGCTGTCCGTGATCCGACTTTTTGCAATTTGTTTGAGAAATTTGTACCTACAAATGGTTCTTCAAATAGAGATTCAATAATAAATGCTATAGAAACATATGTACAACCTTTCGTCTCAGATGCCAAATTTACTGCTGCAGCAACTGCAGAAACGGCTACTGAAGAAGCTACTGCTGTCCTCATAACGAAAAAGACCGGTGAGGTAACTACTACATATGCTAGTTATCAGACTGCTATTATTGCTTCCATCGTTGCAATACTGGTAATCGTTTTggttatgataattatttatttgattttacgttatcgacgaaaaaaaaaaatgaagaaaaaactcCAATACATAAAACTATTAGAAGAATAGATATGTGACGTTTGGTATTTTTGATGTTGGTAGGACGTTTGGTACACGTAGTGTTTTCGTTTGAATgtaccattttttttttttcattattaataactatatatttttatatgtattgcgcttttatatataatttatttttctataattttatttatttatttatttatttatttatttttttttttaaaactcttttaattaataaacaatgtaatttttaatttatataaaatacttatacgtattataatatattatttttttaaaacataatgtaacgtatattttttaaatacctCATATGTTTTtcaaaggaatatatatcaaaaaaaacaataaaacttattattattataattatgattattatgattatgattattatgattactattattataaatattttaagaaacatattattcaaaatattatatctatatttatataatttaaattaaaaccaataagtatattatttcaattcAGAATTATCTTCCTTAAGAAAcctatcatattatatattatgttatttatatttatttcataatatattttattattttttttaattattttttattagaaataCTACTAATACAATGAATTCAAAAAATAGTCaacatataacaaaatataataattacacgtaatataacaaatagatacaatacataaaaaaccaataaaaacacaaaaaacaaatcaaataaataaaaataaaacacaataaaaaaaagaataatgtatattttttattttaatataataatacactttttctttattttgcctttgtaatttttattatgttttattttttagtataatatgtagatattttttgtttatatatatatatatttatttgataatatgtatatatttatgagatataatttcatatatatttcataatttatattgttctttttaatttttttttaagtgcTATTTGTTTCTATATTACGTATGCattgatttattatcattatatttttatatatattaagtggcaaaaaaagaaaaaaaaaaaaaaaatttgtttattaaatattttttcttctgtaaaatgttttccatttttgtttatatttatatttatatatttttttttttttttttttttttttgttattttttatatatatgaaagttgtatgatatatttaaaattttttttttttttttttttttttgttattttttatatatatgaaatttatatgatatatttcaaatttttctttttttttttttttttttttattattttatatgtaaacacatttaggaaaaaaaaattataataataatttttatatatatatatatttttttttttttttttttaatataataaaaagtaaaaattataaaataaaaaataaaaatattaaatttttaaagtaCTGTTATcactaataaaattaatagttATACTGTTAATTACTActtctaataatattactattaatagtagtattaataacaataatacaaatagtaatatattattatattcaatgCGTTTCCAATagtttatgttttttaatttaaataattttaactattattgttatcatattaaatatatatatatagtacaatataattatgatatatatatgtacatatatataatataatttgtaacactaaaaattaaatacaaaaaaaaaaaaaaatacacaaacaaaaaatataatataacatgaacaattaaaaaatataacataatacacaaatataaaatataatataatacacaaatcaaatataatataacatcaacaaataaaaaatataatataatgcacacataaaaaaaaaatcaaacatatataaatacatattatatatcccaCACATCTCCTATAGGATATTTCTCTTTCACCAATTTGGTATTTACATCCATTTCAATTTGTACTTTACTAGGTACATCCATAGCATTACTATCCACAGTTGATACATCTTGATCATTTacatcataataaatatcatcTTGCACATCATAATAAGGTTCATTATATGTTTTCAAATCATCCAAGATAGTATCCATATTAGTAAATTCATTTATAGGTTTAGGATTATCCATATGTATTTGTATAGAAACGTCAGTATTTAACGTTTTGTTACTATCACTAGTGTGAATGTTACCACTATGTGTCTCATTTTCCCactcttcttttaatttatctaaTAGTTCCTCTTTATTATTCCACTTCTCGCACATGTCTCTATGTCTATCTAACCATTTATGGAATAGTTCCAGTTGGTTGTGTAGGGGGTCGTCACTTATAGGTTTGGCAACACTATGTATACTTGTTTGTTTCACATGATTTGTCCCAAAtgattcattttcttttcttttcaataattcatcatatatatcaatatgttGATTACCACTTAATGTGTCATTAATTAAATCGATACCagaatatacattatttgaTACATATTTTGGATCATCCATACTATTAACCATAttaacattataattatattcttctCCAGTATATAAATTTCTATCATGAATAGAAGTAATAAAAGGTTTTTGGTCCACATTATGACGTGACATGGTAGTAATATTGGTATTTGTTGAACTATTTCCacttttataatcatttggTACATCATTTGGTTGTTCACTTTGTAGATATTGTGATATAAATTCATCTTTCAATGTATTCCACTCATTATCTGTAATTTTACTACTAGGTATACcatcattttgtatatcattTTGTGTATCACTAGCTGTTGTGTTTTTACCACTAGCTGTTGTGTTGTTACCACTAGCTGTTGTGTTGTTACCACTAGCTGTTGTGTTGTTACCACTAGCTGTTGTGTTCTTACCACTAGGTTCTAGTACCACTTCTatcaatgttttatatttaggaGCACGTGgtgcatatatatcattaatatccaATTCTTCATACTCACTTTCGGAAGATGAAGTAATATCACTATAATGATCGGTGTAACCACTATCTGTTCCACTATCTCCTTCAAGGTAAATGTACCGTTTGCCTCTGTATTTACCACTAGTATAAGGTATATATCTATTGGGTGAAAGTTTTGTCGGTATATCATAATCACTTTTGGGTATATCAATAACACTGAAAAGGTCGAGAGGAGCATGtgtttttttctaaaataataaaagaggtatgtatgtatatgtatgtaggtatatgtgtatgtatatgtaaatttgattatgtatataatatatatatatatattatatgtgtatatgtatgtgtatgtatatataaatttgattatgtatataatatatatatatatatatatatatattatatgtgtatatgtatgtgtatgtatatataaatttggttatgtatataatatatatatgtatatgtgtatgtataaattttttatttatttttttttttattttttatttttttttttttaattttttaatttctttttttttttatgatatatattttttttttaaaatttttttaatttttttttttttttttttttttttttttaattttatttttttttttaacattttttcccttttctttttattttatgatatatattttttttttttttaatgtttttttttcttcttttgtttttatttaataaatttgtttttattttatttctaataagttttttttataatcattttttttatatataaaatttttttttaatttttttttgataatatttttcattttttattctatcaaaatttatatttttattataatttttattattcttaaaaactttctcttttttttttttttatttattttaataaattttttattcctattttctttttttcttttttttttctttctttcttttacaatataaatacataaatatatataaaatatatataaaacacatacacatacacaaatatatatccaaacATACGAACACATAGATATACagaaacacatatatatccatatatatacatccaAAAACACTGACACAAAAAacgcacatatatatatatatatatatattaccttcaaaaataaaaaagcaaTAGAAGTCAAGGCCAAAGCAATACCAAACGGGATAGtagtttttaatatatcgcTGGTATTATCACTTGGGAGTGGTTGTGGTGCTGGTGCTGGGGGTTCGGTTTGGTCGGTAGAGGTGGAATCACCTGATGGTTTTTCCGGTAATGGGGCAGCAtctcctttatttttttcttcggATTCTTCTTCCTCTTGTACTTCATCGTTTCCACTACCATTATCTGCTACTACATCCGCTGTTTCTTTTGGTAGTGCCTTTGCTTGTTCACAACAGTCATCTGGTTCATCTTTTTTTGATTCAGGGTCTTTTGGACAAATGTTTGGCGCCTTCACCTCCTCTGTTTCTTCAAGGGATAAGTCATCATCAGGGTGGGTATCTTGACACTGTGCTGTGTTTTGGGTTTCTTCACTAGTTGAGGTGGAACACGTTTTTGCTTTTTCTTCAAGCTTTTGAAACAAACATTCTACGATATCTTTTTGTGTACCGTCTTTACCTTTTGCTGAGCTCCCATTGACAGTACAATAACTTGAATCTTGAAACTTATCTAAATCTTTACAAGGTTGTATAGCTTTGTGAACTTCAGTTTGGGGTTGCACGTCACCCAAAAAATTTCTAACCAAAGATATCATTTCTGTGTCACCCTTTTCATTTTGTCTTTTgtaatgtttttttattttttcccatTCTGCTCTTTTCTTCTCTATCCATTGTTCTACACATTTATGTTTTTCGTCATAATCATTTATACATTTGGATACCTCACCATTATTCCTACAtggatttaatttttttttaattttattataatcttctaaaaaatattctaacCATATTTTAAACAATGCcctaataattataatttggTTTTcgccttttttttttgcatcgAATGTTTCCCCATTAACTTTTACCGGTTTACATACATTATAACCACATACCTTACCACATGTCCATACATCTTCTCTAAAagctttaaaaatatgtgcATTTTTACAATCATCGTTTAAATCACCTGCAAATCCCGTTGCACTGTCATCACTCACAAGCATTTCTATGTTTCCATTAGGATCTGTCTTTTCGTCAATATCTTTTGGAGAAATCTTTCGTGTAGTGCACGTATTTGCATTAGCACCAGTACAATTATCATAATCACATTTAACTTTAAATTCAGAACATGGTTTACAATTTTTCGCAGGTCTAAATGTTTCCTTTGGATTTGTAAAATCTAATTTATCATCTCCATTATTATTCTCATTATTAGTTTTACATGGTCTTAACGTTTGTAAGAAGTCTTTAGCTTCATTATATGTTTGTAGTTTTCTATAAAATCCATTATTACTATCCTTTTTGCATTTGTCTTTTTGTCCAGTATATGCATTTGATTGTTCCTcaaattcctttttttttatgtctatccattttttataaaaactaCAATGTCTGCCACACGTCGGACACAAAAAATCCCGAACAGTACTAGGATTGTGTTTAAGCTGATCTTTACAGTCCTCCCCATCTCCACTACAAACCTTTCCATTACCACGACAttcaaatattattttatccaACATCCTCTTCCGCGTACCACAAAAGTCGCTTCCCCACTCATGTAACCAACGAAAAAATGTAGGTATTTTCACAAATTGGGTGAGGGGGGTGTTATCACCACTAGTGCCGGGGGAGCCGGTTTGGAGTTTGGGGCTGGGACCACTATTTTCGAGTGTCACTTTTTCGTAATGGTATTGGGGGTTTTTGGGATTGCCATCTTTGATAAGTGCACCTTTCAAACCATCGTCCTGTGTAATAGTTGTGTTTTTTTCTCCACCACTAGCACTACTTGTCTTCTCTTCATAGGTTAGAGCACATACCATAGCATTCCATATATGTTTTTCATTTGCTTCCCAAAATTTTTTGCGTTCATCACCAGGTTTTCCACTAGGAAGTTGGGAATCACCATTTTGAAAAAACTTTTTTATagcttcttttattttattttctttatcagCCATTTCATCTTTTGCACTACCAGTACCTGTTTTTCCAATTAGGATATCGTTTTTCCCTTCTAATATATCTCTATAATCTCCTAATGTATAAAACATCTGCCGCAAGAAACCATCAGGTATATCTCCACGTTGTAATTCCTCTTGGGGGTCTTTGTCTTCGTCGTCTTCACCGGCTGATTCATATATTTGTCCTTTTGCAtcctctttttcttttttctcttttgcttttatttttttatatctatcCCATAAGAAAAAAGTCTCTATAGCTGCCGTCTCTATAAACCACTTACGTAATGACTTGTCGTCAAATTCGACGTCTGGTAGTTTCTGTATGTATAGTTTTCGTCTCCTGGGTGGCACACATATGGCACCCTGGTTAGTACCACTAGGTGGGGTGGTTTTCTCACCAGGTGTTTGACTATCGGCGTCACGTCTGCTACGACGTAGACCACTCTCACTACCCTCACGTGTGGTACTGTTGTCACCACTTGGTATGCACTTCCAATTGGGGAATTTTTCGCGGCCCTTTTCATACTTTTGTTGGCACGCCTTTGTGAGATTAGTCTGGTCGGTAAGTGCTTTGTCTACTGTGGTGCAAACGTTCAGTGACGGATCTGTTGCCGTTGGTGCCTCTTCCGGTTGTGTCTCTTGTTGTGGTCTCTTCACCGCGGTGTCCTCCACCGCCGCCGGCGGATCCTCCTCCTTTTCCTCCGACTTCTCCTCCTTGCCATCTTCGCCGCCTGCGTCGGCGTTTTCCTTTTCCTCCtcctcttcttcttcttcttcgtcTTCTTCGTCTTCTTCGGCGTCGTCATCCTCAGTGTTCTTAGTGGTGGCAGGTCGTGGTCCGCCAGTTGCTTGTGTGGGAGTGTCGGCACGAGCGACACCAACTTCTTCGGCGGGTGGTTGGGGACAGTCGTTGTGTTTTGATTGGCAATCTTTGGCATCTTTATCTTCCTGATTGAGCAATTTATCAATTGTAGTGTTCTGTCCAGCGACAGGACCTTTAGTACACGGACCAACAAAAGCAGCAAGATCACCAACATCAACGCCTGCTTGTTGCAACATTTTCTTAAGGTGTTTTATTTCCTTTGCCTCCTCTGCAC encodes the following:
- a CDS encoding rifin codes for the protein MKVHYINILLFALPLNILIYNQRNHKSTTHHTLKIPITRLLCECDIYTSIYDNDPQMKEVMDNFNRQTQQRFHEYDERMQGKRQKCKDKCDKEIQKIILKDKLEKELMDKFATLHTDMQSDSIPTCVCEKSVADKVEKNYMKCTQNLGGIVAPSSGVLAGIAELGLSAWKTTALKTAIAAAEQAGAAKGLAAGAAKGATRLIELIQSTFKIQNIAGKSLGTFIDATNYNNGPFIYQAIYTKFEMSLCLPVFPGVDPVPGAVRDPTFCNLFEKFVPTNGSSNRDSIINAIETYVQPFVSDAKFTAAATAETATEEATAVLITKKTGEVTTTYASYQTAIIASIVAILVIVLVMIIIYLILRYRRKKKMKKKLQYIKLLEE
- a CDS encoding erythrocyte membrane protein 1, PfEMP1, with amino-acid sequence MVTGSGGEDKYKSAKNAKELLDMIGKDVHEIVEKDEAKKYIDELKGNLQKAKGIGELAAFPDTCKRVEQYRSKANGDGKRYPCTELSEKYVERFSNTLGGQCTDSKMRRDGIGACAPYRRLHLCHHNLENIKDVNNIDNDTLLAEVCMAAYYEGESLTRYNPIYQTKYKDSGSTMCTELARSFADIGDIVRGRDLFRGNDEEKKKRDELEKNLKTIFGKIHSRLTKDAQNYYEDNDTDKNYYQLREDWWKVNRDQVWEAITCEAKSDDKYNVIGPDGKITESNKGQCRCFSGDPPTNMDYVPQFLRWFEEWAEDFCRLRKHKLKDAIDKCRTPKGKEKYCDLNRYDCEQTIRGDHDFVEDDVCKGCQYSCSHFVNWIDNQKLEFDKQKRKYKSEIKKYKSEITGGAGGKGKTRKRRSASNENYEGYEKKFYDKFKSRYKEVGEFLGLLNNETTCTKKLNDQGEEEGTINFKNVHSGKHSSGGDGNKTFYRTKYCEACPWCGAQKVEGGWKDKNKDCAKKKERIFDEHNTTTIEILTADKKQLDILKKYSKFCDSVNGTANVEKDKKRVSNGATGKKGNQIVTWQCYFDKEKPSKKNNNCVEGEWKDFEEGKSVKSYNGFFWKWVHDMLIDSMQWRDEHGNCINKDNDNTCRNNKKCNKECGCFQKWVEQKKKEWQNIKKHFDKQTDIVIEGGPLGELSHCGVLEWNLKEEFLKDESTEDKENKVSAEEAKEIKHLKKMLQQAGVDVGDLAAFVGPCTKGPVAGQNTTIDKLLNQEDKDAKDCQSKHNDCPQPPAEEVGVARADTPTQATGGPRPATTKNTEDDDAEEDEEDEEEEEEEEEKENADAGGEDGKEEKSEEKEEDPPAAVEDTAVKRPQQETQPEEAPTATDPSLNVCTTVDKALTDQTNLTKACQQKYEKGREKFPNWKCIPSGDNSTTREGSESGLRRSRRDADSQTPGEKTTPPSGTNQGAICVPPRRRKLYIQKLPDVEFDDKSLRKWFIETAAIETFFLWDRYKKIKAKEKKEKEDAKGQIYESAGEDDEDKDPQEELQRGDIPDGFLRQMFYTLGDYRDILEGKNDILIGKTGTGSAKDEMADKENKIKEAIKKFFQNGDSQLPSGKPGDERKKFWEANEKHIWNAMVCALTYEEKTSSASGGEKNTTITQDDGLKGALIKDGNPKNPQYHYEKVTLENSGPSPKLQTGSPGTSGDNTPLTQFVKIPTFFRWLHEWGSDFCGTRKRMLDKIIFECRGNGKVCSGDGEDCKDQLKHNPSTVRDFLCPTCGRHCSFYKKWIDIKKKEFEEQSNAYTGQKDKCKKDSNNGFYRKLQTYNEAKDFLQTLRPCKTNNENNNGDDKLDFTNPKETFRPAKNCKPCSEFKVKCDYDNCTGANANTCTTRKISPKDIDEKTDPNGNIEMLVSDDSATGFAGDLNDDCKNAHIFKAFREDVWTCGKVCGYNVCKPVKVNGETFDAKKKGENQIIIIRALFKIWLEYFLEDYNKIKKKLNPCRNNGEVSKCINDYDEKHKCVEQWIEKKRAEWEKIKKHYKRQNEKGDTEMISLVRNFLGDVQPQTEVHKAIQPCKDLDKFQDSSYCTVNGSSAKGKDGTQKDIVECLFQKLEEKAKTCSTSTSEETQNTAQCQDTHPDDDLSLEETEEVKAPNICPKDPESKKDEPDDCCEQAKALPKETADVVADNGSGNDEVQEEEESEEKNKGDAAPLPEKPSGDSTSTDQTEPPAPAPQPLPSDNTSDILKTTIPFGIALALTSIAFLFLKKKTHAPLDLFSVIDIPKSDYDIPTKLSPNRYIPYTSGKYRGKRYIYLEGDSGTDSGYTDHYSDITSSSESEYEELDINDIYAPRAPKYKTLIEVVLEPSGKNTTASGNNTTASGNNTTASGNNTTASGKNTTASDTQNDIQNDGIPSSKITDNEWNTLKDEFISQYLQSEQPNDVPNDYKSGNSSTNTNITTMSRHNVDQKPFITSIHDRNLYTGEEYNYNVNMVNSMDDPKYVSNNVYSGIDLINDTLSGNQHIDIYDELLKRKENESFGTNHVKQTSIHSVAKPISDDPLHNQLELFHKWLDRHRDMCEKWNNKEELLDKLKEEWENETHSGNIHTSDSNKTLNTDVSIQIHMDNPKPINEFTNMDTILDDLKTYNEPYYDVQDDIYYDVNDQDVSTVDSNAMDVPSKVQIEMDVNTKLVKEKYPIGDVWDI